The following DNA comes from Enterocloster bolteae.
TATGCTCCCGCTCAATCCGGTGAAACCACCCCCGTATCTCCTCCTGCAGAGGCGGTCTGGAGGGAATAATAAGGGGACTGCCGGCTATGTCGGACAGCAGTATGGTGTCTCCCGGCTGTTCTGCCATGGGATGTTCCCTGCTGAGAAGGGCTGTCCAGGATTCGGTTTTTATCAGAGCGCTTTCGTATTTCTCAGTCCTGAAAGGCTCCCTCACAATTCCTAAGTCCACCAGTCCCTTGTCCAGTTTATCATTGATTTCATCCCCGTTCCCGCACCAGATATTATACCGGATTCCGGGAAAATCGCTGTGAAATCTCTCTATTATATCCGACAGCACCCCTGCCCCGCAGGATTCCGTTACCCCGATGGAAATAAGTCCGCCTGCCCCGGTCCCCATTCTGGAGAGCTGTCCCCTTGTCTTTTCCATCAGAGACAGAATCTCTTCTGCCTGCTGCCTTAAGAATATCCCTTCCTCCGTAAGACGGATATGCCTCTTTCCCCTGATAAACAGGGTTGTCCCTAATTCTTCCTCCAGCTCCTTCATCTGCCTGCTCAGCGGCGGCTGGGCCATGCACAGCTTTGCCGCTGCCCCTGTTATCGTGCCTGCCTGGGCCACAGCAAGGAAATACTGTAAATCCTTCAGATCCATCATCTTTTACCATACCTTTTCGATATTATACTACATATATTATATGTATTTTAATATGGTAAATCAATATGATACAATAAAAAGGCTGAGCAAACAGGAGGATTTCATTGTGAAAGAAAAGGAACGAACAGAAGCATACATTCATTATATCATGTCACTGTCAGGAGGTTTCATGGGCGCCTACGCCCTTCTTAACCGGTGCGAGATTTTCGGTTCCGCCCAAACCGCCAATATGATCCACTCCATTCTGGACCTGTCATCAGGCAGTTGGACCAGCCTGCTTCTGAGGCTGGGTTCTCTTCTTATCTTTATCACAGCCATCATTGCCGCCACTCTCATTCCCCGTCTCATATCCATAGACATCCGGCTTATATGTATTCTGGCTGAGATTCCCGTGATTGCTGTCCTGGGCTTTTTTCCGGCGAACATGGACCCGCTCATGGCTCTCTATCCCGTATTTTTCATCATGGCCTTTCAATGGTGTTCCTTTACCGGCGTAAAGGGCTATGCCAGCTCCACCATATTTTCCACCAATAACTTGAGACAGTTTATTTCTTCCCTGTCAAATTATTTTGCGGACAGGAACAAAAAGCATCTGGAAAAGGCATGGGTCTACGGCTTTACCCTGTTTTTCTACCACATAGGTGTGGCCCTGTGCTGGTATTTTACTAAAATCTTTGGAATTTTCTCGGTATGGCTCAATTTCCTTCCTCTTTTGCTGGCCCTGGTGCTTGTGGAACGGGAACACATTTTCATAAATTTACGCTCCTTCTTGCAAAATACATCTGCCTGATGCTATAGTATAGAAAGGTTTTATCAGGACGATTATCAATTGAAGGAGGATTACCATGGCATCACTGCCAAGGATTGGCGAAACCATAAGCGGTTTTACCGTCACCGAACTTGGAACCATACACATGCTGGGCGCCAGGACCGTTCTGTTTAATCATGAATCAAGCGGCGCCCAGCTTTTATATATCCAGAACGATGACCGGGAACTGGGTTTTAACCTGATTTACCGGACGCCGCAGCTGGATGAACGGGATAATTCCCATATACTGGAACATCTCATTCTGTCCTCCTGCCAAAAGTATCCCAGCAGGGATATCTTCTTTGACATGGACAGCAAAAGTTATACTACCTTTATGAACGGTCTTACGGACAATACCTTCACCTGCTACCCGGTGTGCAGCCAGAGCCAGGAACAGCTGGTAAAACTGATGGATGTATTCCTGTGCTGCATGGAGGAACCAGATGCCCTGAAGGACAAACATTTTTATCTGAGGGAAGCCATACGGTATGAGCTCTCATCCCCCAGGGGCCCCCTTACCATGCAGGGCACGGTGCTCAGCGAGGACTGGGGCCATCTGACCGACATCCTGGAAAATGCAGACAGCGCCATGTCCCATACCCTTTACCAGGACACGCGCACCGCCAACCTGCTGGGGCGGGCCCACCTGCATTACAGGGAACTGTCCTATGAGCAGGCCAGGGAAACCTTTGAGCGGTGCTACAGCTACTCCAACTGTCTGATTACCCTATATGGAAATATGGATTACAGGTCCGTACTGCATTTTCTGGACAGAGAGCATCTCTCCAGAGCGGCGTCAAAAGGCCGCAGCCTCCTTGGTGAGTTTGAAGAACCGGTAAAACCAGGTTTTCGCACCTGCACAGCACAGAGTCCCGCTTACCAGGGCAGTCCCTCGGAACACGCCTCTGTCATGGACTACGGTATCGACCTGTCGGACTGTACAAAAGAGGAACTCATATACTGGGACTTGTTTGCGGATATCCTGGATAACGATACCTCTCCCTGGCACAGGTATGCCAGGGAAATGGGAATCAACCATGTGATGGAAGTCTATCTGGATACTCTGCTGCCCCATCCCTCCCTAAAATTCCGCCTGCGCAACGGGGATTCCTGTCTGAAGGAGGCCTTTTTAGGCTCTATCAAAAAAGCCCTGGAGGATATAAGCCGCAATGGGCTGTCCCCAAAGCTGTACCGGGCTTCCATGAAGGAAAACCGCCTCTCCGACTCCCTTACCCGGGAAGCCCCCCATCTGGGCTTTAACCTGTCTGAGGAAATCGGGCGTTACTGGAGCATTACAGGCCGGACCGACTATTTTCAGCTTTATGAGGAAGCCTTCCGGCGCTTTGAGGAAGATTCCGGCCAGTCCATCATAAAGAAGCTGGCTGCCTCTGCCCTTCAACCGGCAGCCAGCGCCCTTGTCGTAACCGAACCAGTTCCGGGTCTGGCAGAGCAGATGGAGGAGGAAAAGGAGCAATACCTTAAGGAAAAACTGGCTTCCATGACTGCAGCTGAGCAAAAACAGCTGATAGAACAAACAGCTGCCTTCCATGACTGGAATTCCAGGGAGCGTAGCAATATGGACTTTCTCATAGGGCCCGGGGAGCTTCCTGAGCCGTCTGAATCATGTCCGTTTACCAAGAGACAGTGGGGAACCATCACATGCTACACATCTCCCGCCCCCTCACGGGACGTGGGCAGCTACCAGCTCTACTTTGACATTAGCGGCATAGAAAAGGACGACCTTAATTACCTCACCCTCTATCAGATGCTTCTCACAGAACTGGACACAAAGCGCTTTACGGTGGAACAGCAGAAGAACCTGGAGCAGGAATACCTTCATGACTGTACCTTTGACGAGCTGTACCCCCCAAAGGAGGCAGGGGCTCTGAACCATCCCATGATGAGTGTATTCTGGTACGGACTGACCGGGGACTTTGAGGCGGGACTGGATTTTCTTCTGGATATAATGGGCGGCGGGGACTACAGCGACACGGATACCATCATACAGGTCCTGGAAAAGTATCTGCCTGACTACGACCAGTCCAAGGCGGACAATGCCTCTGCCCTGGCCTTCAGCCTGTCCGAAGGCTATATGAGGCAGGAATGCAGGTTCCGCAATATGTTAAACAGCCAGGAAAATTACTATTTTCTGAAGGATGTCCTGAATCGGTTAAAGGAAGATCCTGATTTCGGGGCTGCGGCAGCTGCCAGACTTGAAACCATTTCCCATACCATATTAAACCGCCGGGGTCTGGTATTCCTGGCAGCCGCCTCACCGGATGTATTAGGTACTCTGGAACAGACTGCCGTGGATATACTTGGGAGACTTCCCGGTTTTAAGGAAGGGCACAGCTCTCCTGCTCCGGCCGTCTGGCTCCCGGACCAGAGACAAAAACTGGCCGTGTGCGTGGAAGCCTCCTGCCAGGAGACACGGCTCATGGGAGATTTCCATGGAAATCCCGGCTTTAAGGGGCGTTATCTTCCCTTTCTCATGGCGGCGGCAGATAAATACTTGAAACCTGCCATCCGCTACCAGGGCGGCGCCTATGACAGCGGTATTGATTTTTATATTCCTGCGGGCTATTTCTCCCTCTGGAGTACCGCTGACCCGGAAGTCAGGAGTACGATAAAGCTGTTCCTGGCAACCGGCGCACAGCTCATGGAACTGCCGCTGACCCATGAAGAACTGGACGGCTACATCCTGAACGCCTATGCCCAGGCCCTTCCGCCCTCCGGAACCTTAAGCACCCGTATGCGGCACATGCGCAGGGACATGGTGAACATGGATACCCGCAAAATAAACGAAATGATTTCAGACATCAGGAACGCGGCCCTCTGCCACCAGAAAGAAGCCGCCCTGGTCATTGATAGGATATTGGGGCGCAGCGCCATTGTCACAGTGGGGAATGAGAAGTGTATCATGAGGGATAAGGATGTGTTTGACCAGGTTTTGATTTATCATACGGATTATGTGTAAATGGCCGGGACGGGATAAGCGGCCATGAAAACGTGTCTTTCATTGTGTTTTTCTCTTTTGCAGACAAAAACGGGCTAATGCACTAAAGCGTTAGCCCTTTCTTGCTTTCGGTTATCTCATTTCATGTTTCCAATACTTTTAAATTCGCCTAATCCGCTTTCTATGACTTCACCAGAAATCCTCCGTCTACAGGGATAACTGCGCCGTTTAAATAGTCGCTGGCAGAGGAAGCCAAAAACAGTATGGGACCCTTTAAGTCCTCGGGTCTGCCCCACCGGCCTGCGGCAATCCGCTTTGTACATTCGTCCTTGCGCTCCTGGCTCATATTAGCACACATCTCCGTATCCATATAGCCTGGGGCGATCACATTGCAGCAAATGCTGTGATCCGCGCAGTCGGAGGCAATACTCTTGGAAAGCTGAGTCACAGCTCCTTTTGCCGCAGAATATGCCGGCACGGTAGTTCCGCCAAAGAAGGAATTCATCGAACCGATGTTGATGATCTTGCCTACGGTGTCCTTGTCCCGCATGACCTGAATGGCCCGCTGGCACATAAACCACACATGATTTAAGTCCACATTAATCACCAGGTTCCACATCTCCTCCGGAAACTCCCATGGCTCATATCGTCTCTGGATGCCTGCGGCCGGAATCATAACATCCAGCTTACCTCCCAGCAGTTCCATAGCCTCATCGAACATCCGGTCCAGTTCTGCTTTTTTGGACAGGTCGCCGGCTACGCCGTGGGCCTTATATCCTTTCTTACAGTATTCTTCCACCGCCTGTTCCAGCTTCTCCTTCTGGAGATCCATCAAAACCACCTCGGCTCCGTTTTCCAAAAGCCCTTCTGCCATACCTCTGGACAGGCCCTGTGCCCCGCCGGTGACAATGCACTTCTTTCCCTGGACACTGAATTTTTCCTTATAGTCGTATACCATTTTCTTTACACTCCTCATCAATTATAATCTATATTCTCACGGCGTCTGGAGGCTTCCGTCCCGGTTTCTGGTTTGGGTCCACCTGGTCACCGTGTTCTCGCAAGGGTACTTAGCTGCCTCCCGTTCATTGATGTCCACCCCCAGACCAGGCCTTTCGTTAGGATACACGTAGCCGTCCCTAAATTCCGGAAGCCCGGGAAACACCTCCAAAAGCGCACCTTTCGGACCCTTTAAATCCTGGATCACAAAGTTGGGCGGCTCAATGCCAGACCACTCCTGAACCCCGAAATTCCTAGCCGCCAGATCGATATGGACATTGGCCGCATGTGCGATAGGGGACATATCTCCAGGACCATGCCAGGCAGTCCGGACTCCGTACTGCTCCGCAAACATCTGGAGCTTGCGCGCAGGCGTGATGCCTCCGATCTGGCTTATATGCACCCGGATGTAATCGATCAAATGCCCGCTAATCAAATCCCGCCAGTCAACAGAGCGGTTGAACAGCTCCCCTTGTGCAATGGGTACCCCACTATGGCACCGGATTTCCCGCAGCCACTTGGTTTGCTCCGCACACACCGGATCCTCTAAAAACAGCAGGTCAAAGGGTTCCAGCTCCCTGGCCAGCTTCACTGCTTCCGGCGGTGCCACCCGCTCATGGACATCGTGAATCAGCTTGACGTCATACCCGATTTTGTCCCGGATTCCCGCAAACAGCTTTACCGTGTCCCGCACATAGCGGGCCCCATCCAGGTAAACTCCTGGCAGAGCACCTTGGGGGGCGGCTTCAGGAATCACACCGTAACGTTCTCCTCCGTATCCCCTGCACTGGCAGCGGATATTCTGGATACCCAGTTCCCGGTACCTCTCAATATTTTCGCACAGCTCCTCCAAATCCCTTCCATCCGCGTGGCGGTAGACAGGCACTCCCTCGCGCACCCTGCCGCCAAACAGCTGATACAGAGGCATACCAGCCAATTTTCCCTTAATATCCCAAAGGGCCATATCAATTCCCGAGATCGCGTTGTTTTCAATGGGACCTCCCCGCCAGTATCCATTCTGATACATCAGCTGCCATAGTTCCTCTATATCTTCCGCATTTCTTCCCTTTAAAAGCGGCGTCAGATACTCTTCCACCACCAGCTTCACCGCCAGATGCCGATAGGAAAAGGTTCCGCAGCCCAGGCCGTAAAGGCCCGGCACATTGGTGTCCACCCGCACGGCCAGAAGGTTAATCCCCTCTGGTGCCGTACAGATAACTCTGATATTCTCAATTGTCACTGCCACTGTGCTTTCTCCTTATGCCTGATAAGTCTCTAACGCCGTGATAGCCTCCCGGATCATCTCCTTTGTTACCGGATACGGCGTATGCTTTAACTCCTGATTCTCCATCGTCACCTTCAACACATCCTCCAGCGGATCGGTGGGATCCAGCTCCAGATCTCCCAAGCAGACAGGCAGCTTAATAGCTTTGCTAAGCCGCCAGGCCCTGCTAAGCTTTTCCCAGTCATGGTCTGCCATGAGGTTGACCAGCATTCCATAGGCGACCACCTCTCCATGGAGATGCCGCTCCTCGATACACTTACGGCTGGTCATGCCATAAAACAGGGCGTGGGCGATACCGCCGTTGTAATCCGGATGGGCAGATACAGAAACAATACCCGGGGATATAATGATATTTAAAATCGTCTCCTCCAGCTCCCGGCTGATCACTCCTTTTGCGGCATCCTCCATGGCCTTCTCCGCCTTCTCCAGCATAGGATAAAAGCACATACTGCCTGCTGTAATTCCCAGAGCACTGCCATAATCCAGGGCTTCCCCAGCCTTGGCAGACCAGGCGGACTCCACGTGCTTTGCCATAGCGTCTCCGATGCCTGCCCAGAGGTAACGCACCGGCGCCGCCAGGGTCAGCTTGGGGTTGATAAAGCAGTGTACAGGAACATTTTTCAGCTTGAGAATCTCCCGGAAGGATCCGTCCTCATGGTAGAGGATGCTGATCTGCGTGATAGGCGCACAGTTGGAGGCAATGGAGGGTATTGTGTAGACCGGCTTACTCAGCCTGTCACCCACCACTTTTACCGTGTCAATACACTTGCCTCCTCCCACAGCCAGGATTACATCCGCCTCCTGGACTGCTGGTTCCCTCTCCAGCCGCTTCACATTTTCCCAAGTTGCGTCCTTTCCGTAAACCACCGCCCCTGTCACAATAATCTCTGCCTGCTCCAAGGACTGGAGCACATAATCTTTTGAAGCCTCCCATGCCTGTTTGCCGCATATAACGGCCGCCTTCCTCCCCCTGCCTATACGCTCCGGAAAAGTCCCAAAGGCATCCTCGCCCATCGTAAACTGGGGGAGATAAATGGAATGATATTGATTCATGGTCTTTTCACCTTTCTTGTTTCAGTTCATCTGTTCCCGACTGGGATCCAATACCGCCAGATCGTAACCGCGGCTCTCATGTGAGTGGGCTGCCAGTACCCAAAAATAAGCATTCCGTGTCCCCGGGGAAGCCACCGTAGGATGATAGCCCCTGGGTGCCAGCACCATGCTTCCGCTCTTCACCGGATGTGCAACGATATTATCTACATCCCCCGGGGCGGTGTAGCTTAGGTGCAGCCCAAAATGAGGCTCATCCATGTCAAAATAGCAGTAAATCTCCTCTAAGTCTGCCTCATGCTGGTGGGGCGGCCAACTGGTCCAGGCACCGTTGCCTCCCCAGGTCAGCCCGGCAATCAGGCGGGAAGCCTGAATCTCCTGGTTGAGCGTCATAAAAACCTCTCTCTGCCCCACGCCCTTTCCGTGAATCTGATGAATCTCACCCAAAGGCAGATGCAGATTAAAAGCACGGAAAAACGGTGTTCCATAGCCCTCATCCACGGAGGCCCCGATGTAAAAAACACAGTCTGCCTCTGCCTCGATGGCCACACTGTTTCCTCCCGCCGTGTAGAAGGAGTCAAGCCGGCCGCAGTGATATTGATGGCCAGCCAGCTCCAGTCCAGCCGCTCCCTTAATGCATACACCGTTCATCTCCTCGCCGCCAGGCTTCAGTTCATAACGCTGGCCTGCCGCCAGGTTCAGCCGGTACATTACCGCCACTTGACAGTCCTCCCTGCCAGGTACGATCACTTTATGAAATCCATATTCCTCAGGGGAAACGATTTTCCACTTTTCCATCCGTTCCCTTGTCACAACTCCCTGTACCATAATCAAACCTCCTTAGGTGAGAAACGTACAAAACCATTCTGAAAATACACACAGAAAAAATACTCCTACATAGCCAACCAAAAATGGAATCTCCGCCTTTGCGATCTCTCCCATCTTCAGCTTTGACACTGTGGCCGCCGAGTAGATGTTCACCGCTACCGGAGGCGTCATAGTTCCCACTACATTGGAAATACACACAATCATTCCAAAATGCACTACATTGATGCCCATGCTCTGAGCGATAGGCCACAATACCGGAACTAACAAAACAGCTATGGCTGTCCCCTCCATAAAGGTTCCGAAAATCAGAAGAATCACTGCTACCACCAGGCAGAACATTGTTGCATTTAAATTCATGCCAATCACCGTATCCACCAGGGCCTTGGAAGCGCCAGAGATTGTGAACACCCACGAGAAGGCTGTGGACGCAGCGATGATGAACAGGATCATAGCAGAACTCTTGGCAGAGTCCTTGATGATTTGGATTGTATCCGGCAGATTCAGCTCACGGTAGATAAAAGCTCCGGCAATAGCTGCCCATACAACAGCCACCGCAGCGCTTTCCGTGGCAGTCAACATACCGGAATAGATTCCTCCCAGAATAATAATGGGTGTAAGCAGCGCTGGAATGGCGTCCAGAAAAACCTTCACCACCTCGGCGGGCGTGCGCTTCACATTCTGTTTCGGCCACTTTTCCTTATGGGCAAACCACAGTACCTCCACCATCAGTACCAGCATAATCACAATACCAATCATCATCCCCTGCTTGAACATATTTCCAACAGAGGCACCTGTCAGCGTACAGTAAATCACCATTATAATAGATGGCGGGATGATGGGCCCAAGCCCACCGGACACTACCAGAAGTCCTGCGGTCCGCGGCCCTGGATAACCCTTTTTGATCATATCCCCGTAGAGCATGGTTCCGATGGCAATGACCGTTGCAGGGGCTGATCCAGATAAGGCAGCAAAGAATGCACAGGCCAGTACCAGCGCCAGGCTCATACCGCCTCTCACGTTGCCCACCAGGCAGTCCGCAAAATCTACAATCCGCCTGGAAATCCCCCCCTTCGTCATAAGATTGCCAGCCAGTACAAAAAATGCAATGGCCATGATAGAGCTGGACTGCAGCCCGCCAAAGATCCTTTGGGCGATAGCCGTGGAGGAGGCCGGAAGGCCCCCGAACACCACGGCCGCCAGAGAGGCCACACTCAAGGAGATGGACACCGGTACCCCGATTACCAGGCAAAGAATAAAAATCAAAAATAAAATCAATCCTGCATTCATGTCCTGTTTCCCTCTTTCTTTCCGAATTCTGCAATCTGCTGTACCAGCGTAATGGTCTGAATGACGAAGATAAGTCCGAAGGCCAGTACCAGCGAGAAATACATCAGAGACATGGGAAGCTTCATCACAGGCGTAGTTTGGCCGGCTTGAAGCTGCTTTAAGACCAGGGCCCCTCCCGCTTTAATCATGATAAAAGCAAATCCCACCAGAATCACCTGCCGGATAAGATCCACAATCTTGCGGGCCACACCGTGTAGTTTGTCCACCACGGCAGTCACCGCTACCTGGGTGCCATCTCTTAGACCCACCTCTGTTCCCAGCAGTGCCATATAGGTCATGCTGTATATGGCTATCTCTTCTGTCCAGGGCATGGATGCCTGGATAAAATTCCGATTCAGCACAGAAATGAAATAGGAAGCGACCATGGCCACAAAAGCAGCGACCATGACTGCATACTCTGCCGATGTAACGCATGACAGAAGCTTTTTCATAAATTTCATACGAATCCTCTCCTCTGTTTCTACTGTACCGCACTCTTGGCTGCGTCGACAGCTGCTGCCCATTTCTCGTCGTAGGAAGCACCATTCTTTTCCTGGGCCGCCTGATACTCTGCCTTTAATGCCTCGGTATCAATATCATAGAAGGTCACACCTGCACCCTCTAAATTTTCCACTGCCTCTGCATTAGCCTCATTCAGGTAGGTCCACTGGGCCTTGCACCCCTCCTGCACCGCATTGACAAAGGGCTCTCTCATATCTTCAGGAATCTTGTTCCAGGCATTGTCGCTCATACAGATCGGAATGTAGACAAAGCAGTGCTTTGTATTCGTGATTGAATTCACTCCTGCCTCATAATACTTATTAATCCAGCAGTTAGATACTGCATTCTCACAGGCATCAATGGTTCCCTGCTGAAGCGCTGTGAACTGCTCGGAGGCAGAGATGGCCACCGGATTAGCCCCAAAGGCAGTAAATGCCGCCAGCTGGCCCTCGTTCTGCATCACCCGGATTTTTACACCCTTAAAATCTGCCGGGGTCTGAATTGGTTTCTTAGAGAACACATCCCGAAATCCTGACTCTAAATAGCCAATGACGTGAAGGCCATGCTTTTCCGCCTCGGCAGAAATCAGATCTCCCAGCTCATTCTGCACCGCGTAATTAGCCTGGTCTGCGCTGTCCCAGAGAAAGGCCTGGTCTAAAATAGACATTTCTGGAATATAGTTGGCCAAAACCGAATTAGCGCAGGTAGCGATGTCCAGATCGCCCTGGATCGCCATATCCAGGGTATCTGCCTCTCCACCCAGAACGCCGCCTGCCTGGATGGTAAGCTGGATTTTTCCTTCCGTGGCCTCATTCACCAGCTCGGCAATCTTTTCTGCTCCCTTGTAATAATTCGACTGGGAATTATCCACCAATGCCATTGTGAAATTCAGAGATTCTTCATTGGCAGCAGCTTCCGTCCCGCTGTTCCCCGAAACGCTTCCCTTTGCCTCTGTTTGTCCGCTGCCGGACGAGCCGCAGGCCATAAGCCCAAGAGCTGTCAGTACCGCAATTCCTGATAATAAATACGTTCTTTTCAACACACTGATTTCCCTCCGTTTTCTAAATTGTTCTGTAAACAAAAAAAATATATCCGACGAATGCAGTGTAGCACATCGGATATATTTTGTCGATATGTTGGATTTTGTTTCTATATTTGCAGATATTTATTGTGTATATTGTACAATATTTTTAAAAGTCATTCGATGACTTTCCCGCCTTCTGCTGTTCAATCTCCTCAATAATCTTTCTTCGGGTACTGTTTAAGTGATCGATCATACTGTAACGGGCTCCACTGGCATCTCCCCGTTCGATAGACTCCGAAATCATATGATGGAATTTCACCGTCTGATTTGCCAGCTCGTCATTTGTGACCTTGCAGAACAGAGGGATTCCCTTGACTACAATCTCCATCAGCTTGCAGGCAATCTCATTCTTAGAACAC
Coding sequences within:
- a CDS encoding TRAP transporter substrate-binding protein translates to MLKRTYLLSGIAVLTALGLMACGSSGSGQTEAKGSVSGNSGTEAAANEESLNFTMALVDNSQSNYYKGAEKIAELVNEATEGKIQLTIQAGGVLGGEADTLDMAIQGDLDIATCANSVLANYIPEMSILDQAFLWDSADQANYAVQNELGDLISAEAEKHGLHVIGYLESGFRDVFSKKPIQTPADFKGVKIRVMQNEGQLAAFTAFGANPVAISASEQFTALQQGTIDACENAVSNCWINKYYEAGVNSITNTKHCFVYIPICMSDNAWNKIPEDMREPFVNAVQEGCKAQWTYLNEANAEAVENLEGAGVTFYDIDTEALKAEYQAAQEKNGASYDEKWAAAVDAAKSAVQ